The following DNA comes from Spirulina major PCC 6313.
CCATCACCGGCAGCTCCAACAATTGGCGATCGAGCACACAATAGGTTTCCGCCTCGTCGAACCGAAACGGCACACTGCCAAACGTCGCCCGATGCACCAACAAGCGCGGATCATGCTGTGGCGCTCCGTAGTGAAACCCCATGCCCTGGATCATGGGGACATCTTGACCCCGCAAAAAATCAAACACCCGTTTCACCGCCGACATGATGAAATCCGCCACATACTGCTCGGCTGGATGCCACCCCAACGCGCTCGGCTGAATCGCCAACACCACCGCACCCTCCTCCTGCCGCATCACAAACCGAGGCACATCCGCCGTCAACCGTTCATACTGCGTCAAAACGAAAAGCGCATTACTGAGCGTCGGCGCGTTCATCATCATGTAGCCCAACACACCCAACCCATTCAAACGGCAGTAGCGGCTGAGTTTTAACCCAATCTGTTCATCCTGAGTCATGGCCGCAAATTCTTCCCACATCGCCCAGCCCTGTTGCACCCGGAGCCGCGCCCCCGGCAAGAGCAGCATCGTTTGATCGAGGCCGATCCGTTGAGTGACGGCATCAATATCGATGCCGTGGGCCTTGGCCATTTGTAAATGTGCATAGATAATCGCGGCGGCTACGGTGGGGGAATGGTGGGACATTGCTTTAAGAATCAGCACAATTTTAATAAAACGTCACCAAAAACTGTGCCTAAAGTCAAATTTTTGGCGCTTTTGGCCAACCTGACTTGGGGATGCCTCCCCCATAATGCAAACAACAGCACTATTGGGGCTTGTTTAAAAGTGGGATCTAGACCACAGATCACCGATCGATGGTTTGCGATCGCAGTCTTAAACCCTTGGGATGCTGACATTGTTCGCTCATTCAATCATAATGTCTTCTCACGCCGAACGTTCTCGTCAACCCGCCCCATTAATGCCACCGCCGCAGCAGACGGCACAACGGAGTGCGATCGCGCCTCCAGCGACGACGCTTCCCCCCGGTGCATTAATGAACAACGTCCAGCACGTCACCACCCCAGTCCAGGCCAAACCCACCATCCAACGCCAGGCCAACGGCGAAAGCATCGCCCCGATGGATGTTGAATCCGACATTCACCGCGCCCGTGGTGGTGGTCAAACCCTCGACCCAAACCTTCAGCGATCGATGGGGCAAGCGATGGGCGCAGACTTTAGCCATGTCAAAGTCCACACCGATCGCACCTCAGACAATCTTAACCACGCTCTCCAAGCCAAAGCCTTCACCACCGGCAGCGATGTCTTTTTTCGCCAAGGCGAATACAACCCCAGCAGCAAAGGCGGCCAAGAACTAATCGCCCACGAACTCACCCACGTCGTCCAGCAAACCGGCGCATCGGTGCAACGCCGCCCTGACCCGCTCATTCAGCGCGTCGGGTTAGCAGATGCATCAAAACACCTCACCTCCCCTGATCCCGCTGCCGATCAAGCTGCGCGAGCAGAGTTCATCCGAGACAACTTTAATGATTTTTGGTTTCGACTCCGGATGGATCGGCCACTATGTGAGGCAACCTTAGAGTTTACAGATAAAAACCTTGCGGGTGAAAATCTGAGAATTATTCGGGATGTATATCATTCATCTATTGGCTTACCTGCTGTTTTTGATCAATATATTCCCGATGGTGCGCCTGATTTTGTCAATATTGGCTTCCCCCTCAGAACTCGATTGACCACCCAAGGTCGCGATAATTTGACGATGGCCGATATAGAAGAGGTGTTGAAAGAGTTAGCCGGATCTGTAAGAGGGGTCATTCATGGCGAACGAACGAAGCCAGCATTTGCCGTAGATTACATTGCGATGTCCGATGCGTTTGGATATAGCGTCGGAGGGGGTCGTGAAAGACGTGGGCGGGGTGATGCGAGTGCAGACTCAGCGAGTGCAGCCGCATCTTAATCAGCACAGTTCTACGCTAGTTGAATTTTAGGCTTGCGTTGAACGGTACTTTTTGAAGTTATTTATTCCTAAACAATTATGCCCTCTCACGATCAAATTTCCCGTAAAC
Coding sequences within:
- a CDS encoding DUF4157 domain-containing protein; this encodes MSSHAERSRQPAPLMPPPQQTAQRSAIAPPATTLPPGALMNNVQHVTTPVQAKPTIQRQANGESIAPMDVESDIHRARGGGQTLDPNLQRSMGQAMGADFSHVKVHTDRTSDNLNHALQAKAFTTGSDVFFRQGEYNPSSKGGQELIAHELTHVVQQTGASVQRRPDPLIQRVGLADASKHLTSPDPAADQAARAEFIRDNFNDFWFRLRMDRPLCEATLEFTDKNLAGENLRIIRDVYHSSIGLPAVFDQYIPDGAPDFVNIGFPLRTRLTTQGRDNLTMADIEEVLKELAGSVRGVIHGERTKPAFAVDYIAMSDAFGYSVGGGRERRGRGDASADSASAAAS
- a CDS encoding AraC family transcriptional regulator — translated: MLILKAMSHHSPTVAAAIIYAHLQMAKAHGIDIDAVTQRIGLDQTMLLLPGARLRVQQGWAMWEEFAAMTQDEQIGLKLSRYCRLNGLGVLGYMMMNAPTLSNALFVLTQYERLTADVPRFVMRQEEGAVVLAIQPSALGWHPAEQYVADFIMSAVKRVFDFLRGQDVPMIQGMGFHYGAPQHDPRLLVHRATFGSVPFRFDEAETYCVLDRQLLELPVMGANPNFFKFFEQQGRELLAQLWGDRTSDRVRQILAVMLHGQLPTVKDIANRLMLSPRSLQYQLKAEGTSFSQLLDEVRQDLAATFLERQGLTKSEVAYLLGFSDLSAFSRALKRWEVRSLQSSEPQR